A region of Sandaracinaceae bacterium DNA encodes the following proteins:
- a CDS encoding ABC transporter permease, translating to MKSMWAIAKRDVRSFFVSPLAWVVLTIWMLVCGGQFYIMCGWFAQNPSGGGSDNPVAFFYGGTVLFFIALLVFVPVLTMRLLAEERQSGIDEAMLTTPVTPLAMVMGKYLAAMTYWAAMWVPTLMYVWICKNFGYADWGATGAIFVGVFGIGLHYMAIGLLSSAIASSQLVAAVIAFFVLSTLFVLGIASSVLPDWAEVLNYISVMEHMRAYSRGIVDSRYLAFDVLTAALALFLSVRVVDARRYQ from the coding sequence ATGAAGAGCATGTGGGCCATCGCGAAGCGCGACGTGCGCTCGTTCTTCGTCTCCCCGCTGGCGTGGGTGGTGCTCACCATCTGGATGCTGGTGTGCGGCGGGCAGTTCTACATCATGTGCGGCTGGTTCGCGCAGAACCCCTCGGGCGGCGGCAGCGACAACCCCGTGGCGTTCTTCTACGGCGGCACTGTGCTGTTCTTCATCGCGCTGCTGGTGTTCGTGCCCGTCCTCACCATGCGCCTCCTGGCGGAAGAGCGGCAGTCCGGCATCGACGAAGCCATGCTCACCACACCGGTCACCCCGCTGGCCATGGTCATGGGCAAGTACCTCGCGGCCATGACCTACTGGGCGGCGATGTGGGTGCCCACGCTCATGTACGTGTGGATCTGCAAGAACTTCGGCTACGCGGACTGGGGGGCCACGGGAGCCATCTTCGTCGGCGTGTTCGGCATCGGCCTGCACTACATGGCCATCGGCCTGCTCTCGAGCGCCATCGCGTCCAGTCAGCTGGTGGCCGCCGTCATCGCGTTCTTCGTGCTCAGCACGCTCTTCGTGCTCGGCATCGCCAGCAGCGTCCTGCCCGACTGGGCCGAGGTCCTCAACTACATCAGCGTCATGGAGCACATGCGGGCCTACTCGCGCGGCATCGTGGACAGCCGCTACCTGGCGTTCGACGTGCTGACCGCGGCGCTCGCCTTGTTCCTCAGCGTGCGCGTCGTGGACGCCCGGAGGTACCAGTGA
- a CDS encoding sigma-70 family RNA polymerase sigma factor, whose translation MRITPTYPELAPTVPSVEFRATERPVGVDPLVQRAQEGDAAAFRELFAQHKDRVASIVFRFLGHSSEVDDVVQEVFLHVHRSLPRFRGDARFTTWLYRLTANITKMHLRRKASRPRVVDVEVPDLPRNAEPPEAPDDALARQLRIRALYRLLERLSEKKRMVLVLHDLEGMAAAEIAEVVEAPIMTVRTRLFYARRDLYAMFEEEPTLAVLLGELGGALRGQGNGEAGGEP comes from the coding sequence ATGCGCATCACGCCCACATACCCGGAGCTCGCGCCCACCGTGCCCTCGGTGGAGTTCCGCGCCACCGAACGACCGGTCGGTGTGGACCCGCTGGTGCAACGCGCCCAAGAGGGCGACGCCGCCGCGTTCCGTGAGCTCTTCGCGCAGCACAAGGACCGCGTGGCCTCCATCGTGTTTCGCTTCCTGGGCCACAGCTCCGAAGTGGACGACGTGGTGCAGGAGGTGTTCCTGCACGTGCACCGCAGCCTTCCGCGCTTCCGGGGCGACGCGCGCTTCACCACCTGGCTCTACCGCCTCACGGCCAACATCACGAAGATGCACCTGCGCCGCAAGGCGTCGCGGCCGAGGGTGGTGGACGTGGAGGTCCCCGACCTCCCGCGCAACGCCGAGCCCCCAGAGGCACCGGACGACGCGCTCGCGCGGCAGCTGCGCATCCGCGCCCTGTATCGCCTGCTGGAGCGCCTGTCCGAAAAGAAGCGCATGGTGCTCGTGCTGCACGACCTGGAGGGCATGGCCGCCGCCGAGATCGCCGAGGTGGTCGAGGCGCCCATCATGACCGTCCGCACACGCCTCTTCTACGCGCGCCGCGACCTGTACGCGATGTTCGAGGAGGAGCCTACGCTCGCGGTGCTGCTGGGCGAGCTCGGCGGGGCGCTCCGTGGACAAGGCAATGGCGAAGCGGGGGGTGAGCCATGA
- a CDS encoding ABC transporter ATP-binding protein, whose product MIEVQELTKRYGSTTAVDAISFNVPSGEIVGFLGPNGAGKSTTLRMITGYLAPTSGRVRVGGIDVHDNPREARRLIGYMPEGVPMYRDMRVLEYLRFRAELKEMGRREVSGAVERALAQADVTDAADKVIGRLSKGYRQRVGLADALLTDPPLLILDEPSSGLDPNQNRHVRELLRGFEGHKTVFLSTHILPQVENTCGRVIIIRKGKLMAQGKASELRANPAGTRAVTLGGPASAEAYERALAGVTGVRSVERLGATDGGHAVRLTAVPGDEVLEAVFQAVVAAGLSLHRLVPESASLESVFADLTTTDPAGPTDDATGEAPADEGVDEADGAGGADDEPTDRGADEGDSAS is encoded by the coding sequence GTGATCGAAGTCCAAGAACTAACGAAACGGTACGGCTCGACCACCGCGGTCGACGCCATCAGTTTCAACGTGCCGAGCGGCGAGATCGTCGGCTTCCTGGGGCCCAACGGCGCGGGCAAGAGCACCACGCTGCGCATGATCACGGGCTACCTGGCCCCGACCTCCGGGCGCGTGCGCGTCGGAGGCATCGACGTGCACGACAACCCGCGCGAGGCGCGGCGCCTGATCGGGTACATGCCCGAGGGGGTCCCGATGTACCGCGACATGCGCGTGCTCGAGTACCTCCGCTTCCGGGCGGAGCTGAAAGAGATGGGGCGGCGCGAGGTGAGCGGTGCGGTGGAGCGGGCCCTCGCCCAGGCGGACGTCACCGACGCGGCCGACAAGGTCATCGGTCGGCTGTCGAAGGGCTACCGCCAGCGCGTGGGTCTGGCGGACGCGCTGCTGACGGACCCGCCGCTGCTCATCCTGGACGAGCCCAGCAGCGGCCTCGACCCCAACCAGAACCGGCACGTGCGCGAGCTGCTGCGCGGCTTCGAGGGGCACAAGACGGTCTTCCTCTCGACGCACATCCTGCCGCAGGTGGAGAACACCTGCGGGCGCGTCATCATCATCCGCAAGGGCAAGCTCATGGCGCAGGGCAAGGCCAGTGAGCTGCGCGCCAACCCGGCAGGCACGCGCGCGGTCACCCTCGGTGGTCCGGCTTCCGCCGAGGCCTACGAGCGGGCGCTCGCGGGGGTGACGGGCGTGCGCAGCGTCGAGCGTCTTGGCGCGACGGACGGTGGACACGCCGTGCGGCTGACCGCGGTTCCCGGCGACGAGGTGCTCGAGGCGGTCTTCCAGGCGGTCGTGGCCGCGGGTCTCAGCCTGCACCGCTTGGTGCCGGAGTCTGCGTCGCTCGAGTCCGTGTTCGCGGACCTCACGACCACCGACCCGGCGGGACCTACGGACGACGCGACCGGCGAAGCGCCCGCCGACGAAGGTGTCGACGAAGCCGATGGTGCGGGCGGCGCCGACGACGAGCCCACCGACCGCGGTGCGGACGAGGGAGACAGCGCGTCATGA